A segment of the Candidatus Eisenbacteria bacterium genome:
TCACGCCGGTGCTCCTGCGCTTCGGGACGGTGTACGGGTTGTCCCCCCGGATGCGGTTCGACCTCGTGGTGAACCTCCTCACGATGCACGCCGTCCGCCGGGGAGCCGTCACGATCTTCGGGGGAAGCCAGTGGCGTCCGCTCGTGCACGTGGAGGACATCTCCCGGGCGTTGATGCTCGCCATGGACGAGGCGCTCCCCGAGGGCGCGCCGATCCTGAACGTCGGGGATACGCTGGAGAACTATCAGCTCATCGACTTGAAGGACGAGCTGGTGTCGCGAATTCCGGGGGTGCGCGTGACGGTCCAGCCCGAGGTCACGGACCGCCGGACGTACCGCGTCTCGTTCGACCGGATCGAACGCCTCTGGGGATTCCGTGCCACGCGCCGGGTGGGGGACGGAATCGAGGAGATCGCGAGCGCGCTCCGGAACGGCGTCATTCCGGACCCGGAACACCGGAGATACGTGAACGCCTGACAGGCCCCCGGGCTGGAAAATCGGCCCGAGGCGTGATAGCGTGAACCGTCTGGCCGCCTCGTCCTGGAGGAGGGTTTCCCCTTGCCCCGATTGGAGTTGAGTCTCGACGAGCTGCGCGAGCGGGCGCTCTTCGTCCGCCGCGACATCATCGCGCTCCTGGCTCGTTCCCAGAGCGGCCACAGCGGCGGTCCCCTCTCCTGCGCCGACTTCGGCACGGTCCTCTTCTTCCACGAGATGAACCTGAACCCCGAGCGGCTCGACGATCCCGGGCGGGACTTCTGGCACTTCTCGATCGGTCACGTCACGCCCGTGATCTACTCGCTCATGGCCGAGCGCGGCTACTTCCCGCTGCGCGATCTCCTCGGATTCCGGCAGTTCCACGGCCATCTCCAGGGACATCCGAGCAAGCACGATACGCCGGGCATCGAGATCTCGTCCGGATCGCTCGGACAGGGGCTCTCGGTCTGCTGCGGGGTCGCGTACGCCTCGCGGCACGACGGCAATCCACGGCGCGTCTACTGCATCATGGGGGACGGCGAGCAGCAGGAAGGGCAGATCTGGGAGGCCGCGATGTTCGCGGCGCACTACAAGCTCGACAATCTGTTCGCCGTGATCGACTACAACCGGAAGCAGATCGACGGAGACGTCCAGGACGTGATCGGCATCGCGCCCCTCGCGGACAAGTGGCGCGCCTTCGGATGGCACGTGATCGAGTGCGACGGCCACGACCTGAAGGGCATCCTCCACGCGTATCAGGACGCACGGAAGGCCAAGGGGAAGCCCTCGGTCCTCCTCGCGCATACGGTGATGGGGAAGGGCGTCTCGTACATGGAGGACGACTATCGCTGGCACGGCGTGCCGCCCAGCGTGGAGCAGGCGGATCAGGCGTTGAAGGAGCTGGGGACGTCGTTGGAGGAGTGGACGCGCCGGCTCGAGGCGGGCACCGTGCGGACGGTGACGCCCGCGGGGAACGGGGTGGCGGCGGTATGAGCCAGCCCACGACCGCGACGCCGGCCGCCACGCCCGCCGGAGGCTACACGCTCCAGAAGCCCGAGATGAAGCGGACCCGCGAGGGGTTCGGGCACGGGCTCGTCGACGTCGGCGAGAAGCGTCCCGAGGTCTTCGTCCTGGTCGGCGATCTGAGCGGCTCCACGAACGTCACGTTCTTCGCCCAGAAATTCCCGGACCGCTTCATCCAGGTCGGGATCGCCGAGCAGAACATGATGTGCATCGCGGCCGGGCTCGCGGCGATGGGGAAGATCCCGTATCTCGCCACCTATGGCGCGTTCGCCTCCTGCCGGAGCGCCGACCAGATGCGCGTCACCGTCGCCTACACGGACCTTCCGGTGAAGATCGGCGGCGCGCACGGCGGCATCAGCGTCGGCCCCGATGGCGCCACGCATCAGGCCATGGAGGAGATCGCGATCGTCCGCTCCATCCCCAACATGAAGCTCGTGATCCCCTGCGACTACTGGGAGACCCGGAAGGCGACCGTCGCCCTGGCCGACGATCCCCATCCCAACTACATCCGGTTCGGCCGGGAGCCCGTCCCCGTGGTCACGAACGAGTCCACCCCGTTCACGCTGGGCAAGGCGAACGTGCTGCGAGAGGGGAAGGACGTCGCGCTCATCGCCTGCGGCGTGATGGTCTACGAGGCCCTGGTCGCCGCCGAGGCGCTCGCCCAGAAGGGCGTCGAGGCCCGCGTGATCAACATGCACACCTTGAAGCCCCTGGACGTCGACGCGATCGAGCGCGCCGCCCGCGAGTGCGGCGCCATCGTCACCGCCGAGGAGCACCAGGTGCACGGCGGCCTCGGCGCCGCCGTCGCGGAGGAAGTCGTTCAGCGCCACCCCGTCCCCATGGAGCTCGTCGCCGTGCACGATCGCTTCGGACGATCCGGCAAGCAGGACGAACTCATGGCCGCCTTCGGGATCAAGTCCCCCGACGTGATCACGGCCGCCGAGAAGGTGCTGGCGAGGAAGAAGGCCCGGTAACCTTGGCGCGGGCCCGTTGGACGGAATCGCGCCACGCAGTCCATGGATTCCATCTCAGTAGAAGATCGGAGTACTCCAGAGGCGCCCTCCGAAGCCCCGCCCAGTAGTGCTTCCCGTCGGTAAAGAATCCGATGAGTTTCCCCGATTCGTCGAAATGCTCTTCCGCTCCGACACGTGGACGCTTGGAGCAGGAGAGCCAGGAAGGTCGAGGATCCGGACGGGAGTGGTTGT
Coding sequences within it:
- a CDS encoding transketolase, which gives rise to MPRLELSLDELRERALFVRRDIIALLARSQSGHSGGPLSCADFGTVLFFHEMNLNPERLDDPGRDFWHFSIGHVTPVIYSLMAERGYFPLRDLLGFRQFHGHLQGHPSKHDTPGIEISSGSLGQGLSVCCGVAYASRHDGNPRRVYCIMGDGEQQEGQIWEAAMFAAHYKLDNLFAVIDYNRKQIDGDVQDVIGIAPLADKWRAFGWHVIECDGHDLKGILHAYQDARKAKGKPSVLLAHTVMGKGVSYMEDDYRWHGVPPSVEQADQALKELGTSLEEWTRRLEAGTVRTVTPAGNGVAAV
- a CDS encoding transketolase C-terminal domain-containing protein, with the translated sequence MSQPTTATPAATPAGGYTLQKPEMKRTREGFGHGLVDVGEKRPEVFVLVGDLSGSTNVTFFAQKFPDRFIQVGIAEQNMMCIAAGLAAMGKIPYLATYGAFASCRSADQMRVTVAYTDLPVKIGGAHGGISVGPDGATHQAMEEIAIVRSIPNMKLVIPCDYWETRKATVALADDPHPNYIRFGREPVPVVTNESTPFTLGKANVLREGKDVALIACGVMVYEALVAAEALAQKGVEARVINMHTLKPLDVDAIERAARECGAIVTAEEHQVHGGLGAAVAEEVVQRHPVPMELVAVHDRFGRSGKQDELMAAFGIKSPDVITAAEKVLARKKAR